The DNA sequence TACATGTGTTTAGTATTCCTTTAAAAAAGACGTTAAGAAATACCTCTGCAAATGCCTCACATCCAGAAATGACAATGCTTGGTCGGAAAGTTTTGAAACCAACTTTTTTCGTCAGACGCATATTGAGAGCATCCAAAGAAGCCTCAGTCATCAACATGTACGGGCAGTTGTCCGAGAATGTACACTATAAAAGACAGAACAAGCAGTCACTTACTTCTATAAATTAGCAtgtaaaggcgaagataacgaacagtgatcaatcccataactcctataaggaatacaaaacagagacttgggcaaacactcctggacataccagaggtgggatcaggtgtctaggaggagtaagcatcccctgtcgaccggtcacacccgccatgagccctatatcttgatcaggtaaacggagttatccgtagtcaaaatcagtgtgtaaagaacggcataAGATTTGGaatgaaacatatcagacagtatttgacccaaggATAGGTTGGAGTGGCAAACTAgatggttataacgaccacagaatttatgaaatgctgactttaaacgagattgttgaaaccactgtaacatcaacttgtttgtcagtaacttcgATTAAAAAAattagcattttttaaaaatttcaacatAAAGTGATAGTACACATAATATGCTTTTACTAAACTTAGCATCCAATCCCatacttttaaaattgaataactagTAACTCTAAAAATATactttaatgatatacatgtatcaacaaatGATATGCTATAGTGATATATCAGCATATGACATGATTTACTTACTGATATGCCAACAAAAAGCATATATGATAATCACCAGATCACCAATTTTGGCAGGATTTCCCCAGGGTCTTTCCTTGTCTGCTGTTTCTCTCTTTGGCATAGAACACAAAGACACAACCAATCGAAATCCCTCTCTCTGTAGAAAGGTTTGGAACCAGAGACCAGCTTGATCACCACAGTCCATGGCCAGAATAGAAACTCCTGTTACACTATAGATACACTGATATTGTTACACTATAAATACATTGATATTATTACACTATAAATACATTGATATTGTTACActataaatatattgatattgttACACTATAGATACATTGATATTGTTACACTATAGATACGCTGATATTGTTACACTATAAATACACTGATATTGTTACACTATAAATACATTGATATTGTTACACTATAGATACACTGACATTGTTACACTATAGATACACTGATATTGTTACACTATAGATACATTGATATTGTTACACTATAGATACATTGATATTGTTACACTATAGATACATTGACATTGTTACACTATAGATACATTGACATTGTTACACTATAGATACATTGATATTGTTACACTATAGATACATTGATATTGTTACACTATAGATACACTGATATTGTTACACTATAAATACACTGATATTGTTACACTATAAATACACTGATATTGTTACACTATAAATACATTGATATTGTTACACTATAAATACATTGATATTGTTACACTATAAATACATTGATATTGTTACACTATAGATACATTGATATTGTTACACTATAAATACATTGATATTGTTACACTATAAATACATTGATATTGTTACACTATAGATACACTGATATTGTTACACTATAGATACATTGATATTGTTACACTATAGATACACTGATATTGTTACACTATAAATACATTGATATTGTTACACTATAGATACATTGATATTGTTACACTATAGATACACTGATATTGTTACACTATAAATACATTGATATTGTTACACTATAGATacactgatattttttttttatttatttaaattttttttttattttattgtttttatcattttcaacaaatacatatacaccttttactcacactctcatacagattaaagaaagcgatatagacaattacatgtatattctagtacttattgttcaaaaaaagaagaaatgctgttatcattaattgaaaagacatttccatttagaccatttctttttgtaaaatatttgttctgtaagtttttcttccaaaatgtagtaatcatataaacatttcaaaacatcatcaaaaacaatattgacattCTTTCTTGAATATTGGAATATGTATCTCTTTACTAAGAggattataaagtttaaaaccatgtgttctttttctggaaaaccaaaaataacagtttgtacactaaatcccattcttttaccagatttttgaaaaatccaatCTGATAGATACACTATAAATACATTGATATTGTTACACTATAGATACATTGATATTGTTACACTATAGATACATTGATatggaaagaaaatacatgCTAGTCTTGCTTGtagattaaaataatttcatgcaTAATCAAACTTTACGTCACAATGACACGTACTCATATGACCCTGTCAAATAATTATTGCAAttaatttggggaaatatttgcATTCAATTCAGACCCTTTTATTTTTGACAAGAGCTTACATAAAGATAACGTGATTCATGTTatgatgaccttgacttttacctcactgttgaaatatttgtgtatatCCTTGTTAGCTAACCGTACTGGCGCTTGTAACATATCCTTCATAGCTAACCTTACAGGCGCTTGTAACATATCCTTGTTAGCTAACCTTACTGGCGCTTGTAACATATCCTTGTTAGCTAACCTTACTGGCGCTTGTAAAATATCCTTCATAGCTAACCGTACTGGCGCTTGTAACATATCCTTCTTAGCTAACCTTACTGGCGCTTGTAACATATCCTTGTTAGCTAACCTTACTGGCGCTTGCAAAATATCCTTCTTAGCTAACCGTACTGGCGCTTGTAACATATCCTTCTTAGCTAATATTACGGGCGCTTGTAACATATCCTTGTTAATTTTATGCAATTTAATGTAAGCTACCCTTCACCTTGACTTTTCCAATAAAGATTTCATACTTGCAAAGGTGAAACGTCAAGGTCGCATTTTCATGCACGGTGGTGGTCAAGTCAAATGTAAaaatttataatatcaaaataaaaccagGCTtgaatgaatatcattttagtCTTTCAGatagatcggtaaagttggctactagtaaccagctactagtaactggctacttaaaaagagaaaagttggctactagtagccagctacttgaaccaagaaaagttagctactagtagccagttactagtagccagctactaaaagtaagaaaagttagctactcgtagccagctactacaaaatataaaagttataattactgatagctcgctaccagataaaggttaatgagtttgaaaattattatctatcagatttatttctaaagaggacgaggagtcctATGATATtccatgctcaattatccccaattacataacgttgcaatgtaaaatacgaataaactttctcaactgagtgtttactttaaaagtgatacggattgaattcagaccttcaatcatttgatataccatccattttgagatatctgctacttttacaatttgattcgagttaccctgaaatttcaacataagtgtgaataccgtaagaaactttatgtttgtattagatatgtgacgaatttacgactatacatatggcaagaagtgatagatggtgttttggtatgccacgaattttcagatgtcgctctttaggaaatcagttacttatacattttgattatcggtaatgtgaaatttcaagatcagtatgaataccttaaggaactccgtgtttatatcatatatttaacttatttacaacgatacgtatggcgagtagtgatattgggtatcgtgatatgtcatcaattttcagatatcacacttaaggaagtcaggtgcatataccttttgatggcaggtaaactgaaatttcaagtttttcgcaaatatcttaaggcactctaagtttgtattagatatctgactaatttacaattatcaaagtgaagaagagtgatattaggtatcttgacactCCATAATtgtccagatatcacgcttaaggaagtcagctacttataccttttgattgcaggtaacctgaaaattaacgtttttggaaaatattttaaggaactccgtctttgttttgaatatctgattaatttacaaatgcacatatgacaacaTCTGATATCAGGTATTttgatatgccataaatttttagatatcacgcttaaggaagtcagctacttataccttttaattcttggtaacctgaaatttcaagtttttcataaatatcttaaagaactctgtatttgtattagatatctgactaatttacaactacccacgtgaagaggtgtgatattaggtatcgtgatatgccaacaattttcggatatcatacttaacaaagtcagctacttataacttttgattgcagataacctgaaatttcaagtttttcataaatatcttaaagaactccttgtttgtattagatatctgactaatttacaactatccttgtgaagtggaatggtattaggtatcttgatatgccatcaattatTAGATACCACGctaaaggaagtcagctacttataccttttgattcctggtaacctgaaatttcaagttttttttttaaatatcttaaagaactctgtatttgtattagatatctgactaatttacaactacccacgtgaagaggtgtgatattaggtatcttgatatgacaacaattttcggatatcttACTTAacaaagtcagctacttataccttttgattgcagataacatgaaatttcaagttttcgaccaatattttaaggaactctgagtttgtattagatatctgactaatttacaattatcaaagtgaagaagagtgatattaggtatcttgccatgccataaatttccagatatcacgcttaaggaagtcagctacttatacattttaattcctggtatcctgaaatttcaagtttttcataaatatcttaaagaactctgtgtttatattagatatctgactagtttacaactatccatgtgaaatggagtgatactaggtatcttgatatgccattaattttgagatatcacgtttaaggaagtcagctacttataccttttgattgcaggtaacctgaaaattaaagtttttagaaaatattttaaggatctccgtgtttgttttagatatctgattaatttaccaattcacacatgacaagatgtgatattaggtattttgatatgccataaatttttagatatcacgcttaaggaagtcagctacttataccttttaattcttggtaacctgaaatttcaagtttttcataaatatcttaaagaactctgtatttgtattagatatctgactaatttacaactacccacgtgaagaggtgtgatattaggtatcgtgatatgccaacaattttcggatatcatacttaacaaagtcagctacttataacttttgattgcagataacctgaaatttcaagtttttcataaatatcttaaagaactccttgtttgtattagatatctgactaatttacaactacccacgtgaagaggtgtgatattaggtatcttgatatgacaacaattttcggatatcttACTTAacaaagtcagctacttataccttttgattgcaggtaacatgaaatttcaagttttcgaccaatattttaaggaactctgagtttgtattagatatctgactaatttacaattatcaaagtgaagaagagtgatattaggtatcttgccatgccataaatttccagatatcacgcttaaggaagtcagctacttatacattttaattcctggtatcctgaaatttcaagtttttcataaatatcttaaagaactctgtgtttatattagatatctgactagtttacaactatccatgtgaaatggagtgatactaggtatcttgatatgccattaattttgagatatcacgtttaaggaagtcagctatttataccttttgattgcaggtaacctgaaaattaaagtttttagaaaatattttaaggatctccgtgtttgttttagatatctgattaatttaccaattcacacatgacaagatgtgatattaggtattttgatttgccattaattttcagatatcacgtttaaggaagtcagctacttatacattttaattcctggtatcctgaaatttcaagtttttcataattgcaggtaacctgaaaattaaagttttagaaaatattttaaggatctccgtgtttgttttagatatctgattaatttaccaattcacacatgacaagatgtgatattaggtattttgatttgccattaattttcagatatcacgtttaaggaagtcagctacttataccatttGATTCTAGGTAGCCTGAATTTTCAAGTTTTCCTTACATATCTTgaggaactctgcgtttgtatgACAATATCTTaatttaccatctcacatatgacaatgagtgatattaagtatcttattatgccatcaattttcagatatcacgcttaaggaagttagctacttagaccttttgattcctgattacctgaaatttcaaaagttttgtaaatatcttttaaagaactgtgtgtttgtattagatatcagaCTAATTATTTGCTATCCAcctgaagaggagtgatattaggtctcttaatatgccatcaattttcaaatacatatgttagatatctgactaatttatctTTGCCGATATTACTGGGCTTTATATGAAGTGTCTTGatatgcaatcaattttcagatatcacgttcaacgaagtcagctacttataccttttgattccagacatcctgaaatttaaagtgttttgcatatagcttaaggaactctgtgtttctgttagatatctgactagtaaactactatccacgtgaagaggtatgataataggtatcaagatacataatatcactcctcttcacgtggagggttgtaagttagtcagatatctaatacaaacgcagagttcctcaagatatttacggaaaacttcaaatttcaggttaattagaatcaaaaagtataagtagctgacttccttaagcgtgatatatGGAGATTTATGGCaaatcaagatacctaataacacatcttgtcatgtgtgcattgataaattaatcaaatatctaaaacaaacacggagCTTCTTAAAaactaaaaactttaattttcaggttacttgcaatcaaaaggtataagtagctgacttccttaagcgtgatatctaaaatttgatggcatatcaagatacctaatatcactccacttcacaaggatagttgtaaattagtcagatatttaatacaaacaaAGAGATCCTTAAGATTTTTATgcaaaacttgaaatttcaggttgtcAGGAATCAAATGCtttaagtagctgacttccttactagtgatatctgaaaattgatggcatattaagatacttaatatcactccttgtcatatgtgagattgtaaatgaatgaaatatttagtacaaacgcagagttccttaagatatgtaCGGAAAACGTGAAATTTTAGATTACTAGGaatgaaaaggtataagtagctgactttaTTAAgggcgatatctgaaaattgatggcatatcaagatgcCTAATAGCACATCTTGTAATATTTGGATtaataaattaatcagatatctaaaacaaacacggagttccttaaaatatttgataaaacttgaaatttcagtttacctgtaATCAAAAGATAAaagtagctaacttccttaaacacgatatcttaaaattgatggtatatcaagacACCTATTATCAGTCTTCGTCACATGGATAATTGtatattagtcagatatctagtacaaacacagagttccttgagatatttatgaaaaacttgaaatttcaagttaccaggaatcaaaaggtataagtagctgacttccttaagcgtgatatctaaaaatttatggcatatcaagatacctaatatcagattttgtcatatgtgcattggtaaattaatcagatatttaaaacaaagacggagttccttaaaatattttcaaaaaactttaattttcaggttacctacaatcaaaaggtataagtagctgacttccttaagggtgatatctcaaaattaatggcatatgAAGATACCTAggaccactccacttcacatgaatagttgtaaactagtcaggtatctaatacaaacacagagttctttaagatatttatgaaaaacttgaaatttcaggataccaggaatcaaaaggtataagtagctgacttccttaagcgtgatatctgggtATTTAtgacatatcaagatacctaataccacttcacttcacatggatagttgtaaattagtcagatatataatacaaacaaggagttctttaagatatttatgaaaaacttgaaatttcaggttaccaagaatcaaaaggtataagtagctgacttccttaagcgtgatatctcaaaattgatggcatatcaagatacctagtgcCACTTCACTTCACATgaatagttgtaaactagtcagatatctaatacaaacacagagttctttaagatatttatgaaaaacttgaaatttcaggttacctggaatcaaatggtataagtagctgacttccttaagcatgATATCTGGAAAATTATGTCATGTCaagatacccaatatcactcttcttcacatggttaattgtaaattagtcagatatctaatacaaacttaGAGTGCCTTAtgatattggtagaaaacttgaaatttcatgttatctgcaatcaaaaggtataagtagctgacttccttaagcgtgatatctgaaaaattatggcatatcaagatacctaataccactccacttcacatggatagttgtaaattagtcagatatctaatacaaacaaggagttctttaagatatttataaaaaacttgaaatttcaagttaccaggaatcaaaaggtataagtagctgacttccttaagcgtgatatctgaaaattgatggcatatcaagatacctaatatcagattttgtcatatgtgcattggtaaattaatcagatatttaaaacaaagacggagttccttaaaatattttcaaaaaactttaattttcaggttacctacaatcaaaaggtataagtagctgacttccttaagcgtgatatctcaaaattaatggcctatcaagatacctagtaccactccacttcacatgaatagttgtaaactagtcagatatctaatacaaacacagagttctttaagatatttatgaaaaacttgaaattgcaggttatctgcaatcaaaaggtataagtagctgacttccttaagggtgatatctcaaaattgatggcatatcaagatacctaataccattccacttcagatggatagttgtaaattaatcacatatctaatacaaacaaggagttcttaaagatatttatgaaaaatgtgaaatttcaggttacctgcaatcaaaaggtataagtagctgacttccttaagggtgatatcggAAAATTGaaggcatatcaagataccttataccattccacttcacatggatagttgtaaattaatcagatatctaatacaaacaaggagatatttaagatatttatgaaaaacttgaaatttcaggtcaccaggaatcaaaaggtataagtagctgacttccttaagggtgatatcggAAAATTGAaggcatatcaagatacttaATActattccacttcacatggattgttgtaaattaatcagatatctaatacaaacaaggagttttttaaagatatttatgaaaaacttgaaatttcaggtcaccaggaatcaaaaggtataagtagctgacttccttaagggtgatatctggaaacttaTCGCATGtaaagatacctaatatcacccTTCTTCACTTAGATaattgtaaactagtcagatatctaatatgaacaaggagttccttaaaatattggtagaaaatttgaaatttcatgttacctgcaatcaaaaggtataagtagctgacttccttaagcgtgatatctaaaaatttatggcatatcaagatacctaatatcagattttgtcatatatgCATCGGTAAATTAaccagatatttaaaacaaagacgaggttccttaaaatattttctaaaaacttgaattttcaggttacctgcaatcaaaaggtataagtagctgacttccttaagcgtaatatctggaaatttatggcatgtcaagatatctaatatcactcttcttcactttgataattgtaaattagtcagatatctaatacaaactcagagttccttaagatatttgcgaaaacttgaaatttcagtttacctgccatcgaaaggtatatgtagctgacttctttaagcgtgatatctgaaagttgatgacatatcacgatacccaatatcactactcgccatacgtatcgttgtaagttagttaaatatatgatataaacacggagttctttatggtattcacacggatcttgaaatttcattgtaccgataatcaaaatgtaactgatttcctaaagagcgatatctgaaaattcttggtgtaccaaaacaccatctatcacttcttgccatatgtatagtcgtaaattcgtcacatatctaatacaaacataaagtttcttacggtattcacacttatgttgaaatttcagggtaactcgaatcaaattgtaaaagtagcagatatctcaaaatggatggtatatcaaatgattgaaggtctgaattcaatccgtatcacttttaaagtaaacactcagttgaaaaagtttattcgtattttgcattgcaacgttatgtaactggggataattgagcatgaaatatcataggactcctcgtcctctttagaaataaatctgatagataataattttcaaactcattaacctttatctggtagcgagctatcagtaattataacttttatattttgtagtagctggctacaagtagctaacttttcttacttttagtagctggctactagtaactggctactagtagctaactttccctggttcaagtagctgtctactagtagccaacttttctctttttaagtagccagttactagtagctggttactagtagccaactttaccgatctctTTCAGATGCATTCCCTTGTTCGCTGATATTTCATGATGAAAGGAGACAGAGAAAGCAGTTGattaatatttactatttaaaCATTGAATCATTACTTTGGGAAGATCTAGATTGTGTCTGTATGcagataaattgaaaaaaaagcacgtgatgataattatatatctgAACAGTGTTTCGTGTTATTTGcacaatatgaatttaaaaaaaacaacaacaaaaaacaaaacaaacaaacaaacacacaataatAATCATATAATGCTTATAAACTGTATTTACAATTTATCGCTAAGTTGcgtttacatttttaaaaacaataaaattctctctttgttgtttcatcgggtgatgaaggtagctagcatcaCAGAAAAATGCATAACCCGCGTACGTAAGCGGgttatgcaattttttctgcAGTGATTCCTgccttcatcacccaatgaaactgaattaagatctaaaatatcaaatggttgacccatttattacgttaaatggaacagccaatgcaccctttgaccttgatgacactccatatttggttATGATTTTGCAGACAGGCGGTACTAGAAAACCGaacgaactagtttgcaacaaacatgtatttattacatGATGAAAGccatgtcaattttaaaataaatataagagaaaagattcagtgaatgtaaatatttcgaAATTAACCATTTACTCTGCACACACGTGAAATTGACAGAACAGCTGACACCGGTTTTGATTGGTTCTCTGTTCCAAGGTCAAGAAGATTTTGTAGTGATTCAATTTTCATGGAATTCGTTAATATGGTAGGAGACTTGTTTTAGCCCTTTAAAATAGGTTTTCCAATTGATCAATTGCGGGGTTCAATCTTCATGGATAAAGAaagatttcaaattcaatgagCCACAATCATGATATCATTGATAACCTCCCTTtaaataagatacatgtatataattctaATGTTTTTCCTACTTAGCCATAATGAAGCTGGACGTATCCACCGGGGGATTTTTCTGTAGTATCAGAGTGGGCTGGTCTGGAGCGTCCAGGTGAATGTCGTTCTGGTGACTGGACACTCGGACAAGAGCCAACTTTGGGAAGTGCCTCTGGGAGACGTATTCTCCGTTTGGTCTCATCAACATCCATTGTCTTTGAACAATAAAAGGCTCGtgaattaaaagaaaacacatacgtatgtttgaaaatacatgtagtttaccttcagaacatttgtatattttttcaattGTTATAATTGTTTCGACTACTTTATCACGTATAGTAAACGCCGATCGCATCTAAAGATTttcttaaagcaatacaagctgtaactgacagtattttttcaactatccaattattcaccaaataacacctatcggtaaaactaatataatccccaagatctgaagaaaaattccaaaaaataaacaaggaatattgtttgagagcatacc is a window from the Ostrea edulis chromosome 5, xbOstEdul1.1, whole genome shotgun sequence genome containing:
- the LOC125650794 gene encoding mitochondrial amidoxime-reducing component 1-like, giving the protein MLDDRAQVLLALSAASLARWLASVWSSRARRDRFVRVGEVSELYLFPVKSCQGIPLRKARTEVTGLESDGLHDRQWMLMRPNGEYVSQRHFPKLALVRVSSHQNDIHLDAPDQPTLILQKNPPVDTSSFIMANVTGVSILAMDCGDQAGLWFQTFLQREGFRLVVSLCSMPKRETADKERPWGNPAKIGDLCTFSDNCPYMLMTEASLDALNMRLTKKVGFKTFRPSIVISGCEAFAEDWWEELRIGDTSSVNFRILDPCTKCILPNVNPDTGERNQDKEPLQTLKKFRCFPPYGRDPIFGVNAALDNTGTIQVGDPVYAIRK